The following proteins are co-located in the Pseudomonas sp. DY-1 genome:
- a CDS encoding Lrp/AsnC family transcriptional regulator, with protein sequence MSDLSLDEIDRQLIAALQINARESVAMLARRLGIARTTVTSRLARLEKARIITGYGVRLGQRVADGGLQAYVGITVKPRSGKDVLRRLTGMAEVQVLCAVSGEFDYVAWLRADSPERLDELLDLIGSVDGVEKTTTSIILSCKIDRGQPLAPAST encoded by the coding sequence ATGTCCGACCTGTCCCTCGACGAAATCGACCGCCAGCTGATCGCCGCCCTGCAGATCAACGCCCGCGAAAGTGTGGCCATGCTGGCGCGACGCCTGGGTATCGCGCGCACTACGGTGACCTCGCGCCTGGCCCGCCTGGAAAAGGCGCGGATAATCACCGGCTACGGCGTGCGCCTGGGCCAGCGAGTGGCCGATGGTGGCCTGCAAGCCTACGTGGGGATCACCGTGAAGCCTCGTAGCGGCAAGGACGTGTTGCGGCGCCTGACGGGAATGGCAGAGGTGCAGGTGCTCTGCGCAGTGAGCGGCGAGTTCGACTACGTCGCCTGGTTGCGCGCCGATTCCCCCGAGCGCCTCGATGAACTGCTGGACCTGATCGGCAGCGTCGACGGGGTGGAGAAGACCACGACCTCGATCATCCTCAGTTGCAAGATCGATCGCGGCCAGCCGTTGGCGCCCGCCAGCACCTAG
- a CDS encoding NAD(P)/FAD-dependent oxidoreductase translates to MNKNDRHPADGKKPITIFGPDFPFAFDDWIEHPAGLGSIPAEQHGAEVAIVGAGIAGLVAAYELMKLGLKPVVYEASKMGGRLRSQTFEGTDGIIAELGGMRFPASSTAFYHYVDMLGLKTQPFPNPLTPASGSTVIDIEGKTYYAEKMADLPALFQEVADAWADALEDGARFGDIQQAIRDRDVKRLKELWDTLVPLWDDRTFYDFVASSKAFAKLSFHHREVFGQVGFGTGGWDSDFPNSMLEIFRVVMTACDDNQHLIVGGVQQVPMGIWRHVPEKCVHWPAGTSLASLHNGAPRPGVKRIARAADGRLAVTDNWGDTRHFAAVLATCQSWLLTTQIECEESLFSQKMWMALDRTRYMQSSKTFVMVDRPFWKDKNPETGRDTLSMTLTDRLTRGTYLFDNGDDKPGVICLSYSWMSDALKMLPHPVEKRVKLALDALKKIYPDVDIAGHIIGDPITISWESDPHFLGAFKGALPGHYRYNQRMYAHFMQDDMPAEQRGIFIAGDDVSWTPAWVEGAVQTSLNAVWGIMKHFGGSTPSENPGPGDCFAELGPIALPD, encoded by the coding sequence ATGAACAAGAACGATCGCCACCCTGCCGACGGCAAGAAACCCATCACCATCTTCGGCCCGGACTTCCCCTTCGCCTTCGATGACTGGATCGAGCATCCAGCGGGCCTGGGCAGCATTCCGGCTGAACAGCATGGGGCCGAGGTGGCCATTGTCGGAGCCGGCATCGCCGGCCTGGTGGCGGCCTACGAGTTGATGAAGCTGGGCCTGAAGCCCGTGGTTTATGAAGCCTCCAAGATGGGTGGACGCCTGCGTTCGCAGACCTTCGAAGGCACTGACGGCATCATCGCGGAACTGGGCGGCATGCGCTTCCCGGCCTCATCCACTGCCTTCTACCACTACGTCGACATGCTCGGTCTCAAGACCCAGCCCTTCCCCAACCCGCTGACCCCGGCCTCGGGCAGCACGGTGATCGATATCGAGGGCAAGACTTACTACGCGGAGAAGATGGCCGACCTGCCGGCGCTCTTCCAGGAAGTGGCCGACGCCTGGGCTGATGCCCTGGAAGACGGCGCCCGCTTCGGCGACATCCAGCAGGCCATCCGCGACCGCGATGTAAAACGCCTGAAAGAACTGTGGGACACCCTGGTGCCACTGTGGGACGACCGCACTTTCTATGACTTCGTTGCCAGCTCCAAGGCCTTCGCCAAGCTGTCCTTCCACCACCGCGAAGTGTTCGGCCAGGTAGGCTTCGGCACCGGCGGCTGGGACTCCGACTTCCCCAACTCGATGCTGGAAATCTTCCGCGTGGTGATGACCGCCTGCGACGACAACCAGCACCTGATCGTTGGCGGCGTGCAGCAAGTGCCCATGGGCATCTGGCGCCATGTCCCGGAGAAGTGCGTGCACTGGCCGGCTGGTACCAGCCTGGCGTCCCTGCACAACGGCGCACCGCGTCCTGGTGTGAAACGCATCGCCCGCGCCGCCGATGGTCGTCTTGCGGTGACCGACAACTGGGGCGATACCCGTCACTTCGCGGCGGTGCTCGCCACCTGCCAGAGCTGGCTGCTGACCACCCAGATCGAGTGCGAAGAATCATTGTTCTCGCAGAAGATGTGGATGGCTCTGGACCGCACGCGCTACATGCAGTCCTCCAAGACCTTCGTGATGGTCGATCGCCCGTTCTGGAAGGACAAGAATCCGGAAACCGGCCGCGACACCCTGAGCATGACCCTCACCGACCGCCTGACCCGCGGCACTTACCTGTTCGACAACGGCGACGACAAGCCCGGCGTGATCTGCCTGTCCTACTCCTGGATGAGCGACGCGCTGAAGATGCTGCCGCACCCGGTGGAGAAGCGCGTGAAGCTGGCCCTGGATGCGCTGAAGAAGATCTACCCGGACGTGGATATCGCCGGCCACATCATCGGCGATCCAATTACCATTTCCTGGGAATCGGACCCGCACTTCCTCGGTGCCTTCAAAGGCGCGCTGCCGGGCCACTATCGCTACAACCAGCGCATGTACGCCCACTTCATGCAGGACGACATGCCCGCCGAGCAGCGCGGCATCTTCATCGCCGGTGACGACGTGTCCTGGACCCCGGCCTGGGTGGAAGGTGCGGTACAGACCTCGCTCAACGCGGTCTGGGGCATCATGAAGCACTTCGGCGGCAGCACTCCGTCCGAGAACCCCGGCCCCGGTGACTGCTTCGCTGAGCTCGGTCCCATCGCCCTGCCTGACTGA
- a CDS encoding carbon-nitrogen hydrolase family protein has translation MRIALYQCPPLPRDPAANLDRLHLRAAEAARRGAQLLVTPEMYLSGYNIGAEAVSALADPCDGAWAGRIAGIAREHGIAILYGYPERSAEGAIFNSVQLIDAQGQRLGNYRKTHLFGELDRSMFSAGGDDYPLVELNGWKLGMLICYDVEFPENVRRLALAGADAVLVPTANMEPFDFVCDVLVRTRAFESQCYLAYANYCGSEGEIRYCGLSSVCAPDGSQAAICGREETLAFADLRRDKLEASRESLTYLRDRRAELYRPLS, from the coding sequence ATGCGCATCGCCCTCTATCAGTGCCCACCCTTGCCGCGCGATCCGGCGGCCAACCTCGATCGCCTGCATCTGCGGGCGGCTGAGGCCGCCCGGCGCGGCGCACAGCTGCTGGTTACGCCGGAGATGTACCTCAGCGGCTACAACATTGGCGCGGAAGCGGTCAGCGCCCTGGCCGACCCCTGCGACGGTGCCTGGGCCGGACGAATAGCCGGGATAGCCCGCGAGCACGGCATCGCCATCCTCTACGGCTACCCGGAACGTAGCGCCGAAGGCGCCATCTTCAACTCGGTGCAACTGATCGACGCCCAGGGCCAGCGTCTAGGCAACTACCGCAAGACCCACCTCTTCGGCGAGCTGGACAGGAGCATGTTCAGCGCCGGCGGCGACGACTATCCGCTGGTGGAACTGAACGGCTGGAAGCTGGGCATGCTGATCTGCTACGACGTGGAGTTCCCCGAGAACGTCCGCCGCCTGGCACTCGCCGGCGCCGATGCGGTACTGGTGCCGACCGCCAACATGGAGCCGTTTGACTTCGTCTGCGACGTGCTGGTCCGCACCCGCGCATTCGAAAGTCAGTGCTACCTGGCTTACGCCAACTATTGCGGTTCCGAGGGAGAAATCCGCTACTGCGGCCTCTCCAGCGTTTGCGCGCCGGACGGCAGCCAGGCAGCGATTTGTGGACGCGAAGAGACCCTGGCCTTCGCCGACCTCAGGCGGGACAAGCTGGAGGCCTCGCGGGAGAGTCTTACCTACCTCAGGGATCGGCGGGCGGAGTTGTATCGCCCGCTGAGCTGA
- a CDS encoding type 1 glutamine amidotransferase: MRVAILQHAPFEGPGRIQQWLDLRAAQVRMYSLYADALLPSPDDFDLLIVMGGPMSVHDEAELPWLKAEKKLIRKALDAGKRVLGICLGGQLLAQALGAVVRKGEAEIGWWPMEKHLEADRTSLGRMLPQRLLAMHWHGETFDLPSGAIPLYGSAACANQGFVWEERAIGLQCHLESTPESIEAMLEACAADLELSGSVEDASAIRDGIPHCSALAPTLFRLLDYLTGPHAALT; encoded by the coding sequence ATGCGCGTTGCCATCCTGCAGCATGCCCCCTTCGAAGGCCCTGGCCGCATCCAGCAATGGCTCGACCTGCGCGCCGCGCAGGTTCGGATGTACAGCCTTTACGCCGATGCCCTCCTGCCGAGTCCCGACGACTTCGACCTGCTCATTGTCATGGGAGGGCCCATGAGCGTGCATGACGAAGCGGAGCTTCCCTGGCTGAAGGCCGAGAAGAAATTGATCCGCAAGGCACTCGACGCGGGCAAGCGCGTACTGGGCATCTGCCTCGGTGGCCAGTTGCTGGCCCAGGCCCTGGGCGCGGTAGTGCGCAAGGGCGAGGCAGAGATTGGCTGGTGGCCGATGGAGAAGCACCTCGAGGCGGATCGCACCTCGCTGGGCCGCATGCTGCCCCAGCGGTTGTTGGCAATGCACTGGCACGGTGAGACCTTCGACCTGCCGTCCGGGGCGATTCCCCTCTACGGTTCGGCGGCCTGCGCCAATCAGGGGTTTGTCTGGGAAGAGCGGGCCATTGGCCTGCAATGCCATCTGGAAAGCACGCCGGAAAGCATCGAAGCGATGCTGGAGGCCTGCGCGGCGGATCTTGAGCTTTCAGGTTCCGTGGAAGACGCGTCGGCCATTCGCGACGGCATCCCTCACTGCAGCGCACTGGCGCCGACGCTGTTCCGCCTGCTGGACTACCTGACCGGACCGCATGCCGCGCTGACTTGA
- a CDS encoding aminotransferase class III-fold pyridoxal phosphate-dependent enzyme produces the protein MRDALAGLRLMKTVERPDQLFVRGQGSWLWDSEGHAFLDFTQGWAVNSLGHSPSVVVNALKRQAENLINPGPAYYNRGMLELASRLCQASGSDQVYFLNSGAEANEGAIKLARKWGQLHRGGAFGIVTASNSFHGRTLATMSASGKPVFESMFEPKVPGFTKVPYNDLDALAAAVDETTVAVMLEPVQGEAGVIPATLEYFQGVERLCRERGVLLILDEVQTGIGRCGTLLAEELYGIRADIITLGKGLGGGVPLAALLARGNACCFEPGEQGGTYHGNALMTAAGLAVLNTVLESGFLEQVRDVAQHLREGLARVSRRHGHGPLRGHGLMIGLPLIRQSAPLVARHAFAEGLLINAPQPDCLRFTPALTVSRANVDEMLKRLNRAFALAKSEPLEIA, from the coding sequence ATGCGTGATGCTCTCGCCGGTCTGCGCTTGATGAAAACCGTGGAACGTCCCGACCAACTGTTCGTGCGCGGCCAGGGTTCCTGGCTCTGGGATTCCGAAGGCCATGCCTTCCTCGACTTCACTCAGGGCTGGGCGGTGAACAGTCTGGGCCACAGCCCCAGCGTCGTGGTCAATGCGCTCAAACGTCAGGCGGAGAACCTGATCAATCCCGGGCCGGCCTACTACAACCGCGGAATGCTCGAACTCGCCTCGCGCTTGTGCCAGGCAAGCGGCAGCGACCAGGTGTACTTCCTCAACAGTGGCGCCGAGGCCAACGAAGGGGCCATCAAGCTGGCTCGCAAGTGGGGTCAGCTGCATCGGGGTGGGGCCTTCGGCATCGTCACCGCCAGCAACAGCTTTCACGGCCGCACGCTGGCCACCATGTCCGCTTCCGGTAAGCCGGTCTTCGAATCGATGTTCGAGCCGAAGGTGCCGGGCTTCACCAAGGTTCCGTACAACGACCTCGATGCCCTGGCCGCCGCTGTGGACGAGACGACGGTGGCAGTGATGCTGGAGCCGGTGCAGGGCGAAGCCGGCGTCATCCCCGCCACACTGGAGTACTTCCAGGGCGTCGAACGCCTGTGTCGGGAACGCGGCGTGCTGCTGATCCTCGACGAAGTACAGACCGGCATCGGCCGTTGCGGCACCCTGTTGGCGGAAGAGCTCTACGGCATCCGTGCCGACATCATCACCCTTGGCAAGGGGCTGGGTGGCGGAGTACCCCTCGCTGCCTTGCTGGCGCGTGGCAATGCCTGTTGCTTCGAACCAGGCGAGCAGGGTGGCACCTACCATGGCAACGCATTGATGACCGCTGCCGGCCTTGCCGTACTGAATACGGTGCTGGAGTCTGGCTTTCTCGAGCAGGTCCGAGATGTCGCCCAGCACTTGCGCGAAGGATTGGCGCGGGTATCCCGTCGCCATGGGCACGGTCCCCTGCGTGGCCACGGCCTGATGATCGGCCTGCCGCTGATTCGCCAGTCCGCACCCCTCGTGGCCCGACACGCCTTCGCCGAAGGATTGCTGATCAATGCGCCGCAGCCTGACTGCCTGCGCTTCACCCCGGCGCTGACGGTAAGCCGCGCCAATGTCGATGAAATGCTCAAGCGCCTGAACCGCGCCTTTGCCCTGGCCAAGAGCGAACCCCTGGAGATCGCCTGA
- a CDS encoding MOSC domain-containing protein — MCAWVVNGVFIGKAEDIGGGLSSAIDKQSIDHRLWLWPQGLGSDEQGDPRFHGGPERALHHYPAEHYQYWRKHFRHLEWKAPSFGENLSTCGLTEDQVCIGDIFRWGQAFIQVSQPRSPCYRLSRRWDIPELPERVQETGRCGWFYRVLRPGFVSQEDSLELIQRSYPGLTVAHTIQSFFHFPLEHAGLQQLQQCEALSTRWRETAARRLSTGLLEDWSARLQGLPLEGMRA, encoded by the coding sequence ATGTGCGCATGGGTCGTAAATGGCGTTTTCATAGGTAAAGCCGAAGATATAGGCGGTGGTTTGTCCAGTGCAATCGACAAGCAATCGATCGACCACCGTCTCTGGCTCTGGCCCCAGGGCCTGGGCAGCGACGAGCAGGGTGACCCGCGTTTCCACGGTGGTCCCGAACGTGCGCTGCACCATTACCCGGCCGAGCACTACCAGTACTGGCGCAAGCATTTTCGTCACCTCGAATGGAAAGCACCAAGCTTCGGCGAGAACCTTTCCACCTGCGGCCTCACCGAAGACCAGGTGTGCATCGGCGATATCTTCCGCTGGGGGCAGGCCTTCATCCAGGTCAGTCAGCCGCGTTCGCCCTGTTACCGCCTGAGCCGCCGTTGGGACATTCCCGAATTGCCGGAGCGGGTGCAGGAAACCGGCCGCTGTGGCTGGTTCTACCGCGTGCTGCGGCCCGGCTTCGTCAGCCAGGAAGACTCGCTGGAACTGATCCAGCGCAGCTACCCCGGCCTGACCGTTGCCCACACCATCCAGAGCTTCTTCCATTTCCCGCTGGAACACGCCGGCCTGCAGCAACTGCAACAGTGCGAAGCGCTGTCCACGCGCTGGCGCGAAACGGCTGCCCGTCGTCTCAGCACAGGCCTTTTGGAAGACTGGAGTGCCCGTTTGCAGGGCTTGCCGCTGGAGGGGATGCGCGCATGA
- a CDS encoding LysR family transcriptional regulator: protein MDFRQLRYFVALYEEGHVGRAAERLSLSQPALSQQIRQLEQNLDVSLFQRSGKRLLPTLAAHTLYGHALPLLDGLERAREALRGFRGQSPRSLAIGVLQTVNAALVPMLLERLREAQPQLVVQIYELSGLDIERRLLTGNLDIGIGFLPPRQPGLHSQLLYEDELQLVIPSEHPLKEFKKVSLAQAAELPMLLLGEEFRIRQIWQEQLALLGRRPHVQAELNHMAGILDSLPHTMLATVLPGRARQMHANQGLLWKPLSEPRVPLKVGLVFRDAQRQQATLELLRSVLEGVVGPKDY, encoded by the coding sequence ATGGATTTTCGCCAGCTTCGCTACTTCGTCGCGCTTTACGAGGAAGGCCACGTCGGTCGCGCCGCCGAGCGTCTGAGCCTGTCGCAACCAGCGCTCTCCCAACAGATTCGCCAGTTGGAGCAGAACCTGGATGTCAGCCTGTTCCAGCGCAGCGGAAAACGCCTGCTGCCGACCTTGGCCGCGCACACCCTGTATGGCCACGCCCTGCCACTACTGGATGGGCTGGAACGCGCCCGTGAGGCGTTGCGCGGATTCCGTGGCCAGTCGCCGCGCAGCCTGGCTATCGGCGTACTGCAGACGGTCAATGCGGCGCTGGTCCCCATGCTGCTGGAGCGCCTGCGCGAGGCACAGCCACAGCTGGTGGTACAGATCTATGAACTGTCGGGACTGGATATCGAACGCCGCCTGCTGACCGGCAACCTGGATATCGGAATCGGCTTCCTGCCACCGCGCCAACCAGGGCTGCACAGCCAGTTGCTCTACGAGGATGAGTTGCAGTTGGTGATTCCCTCCGAGCACCCACTGAAGGAGTTCAAGAAGGTTTCCCTGGCCCAGGCGGCTGAGCTGCCGATGCTGCTGCTCGGCGAGGAGTTCCGCATCCGGCAGATCTGGCAGGAGCAACTCGCCCTGCTCGGCCGCCGCCCGCACGTGCAGGCGGAGCTGAACCACATGGCGGGCATCCTCGACAGCCTGCCGCACACCATGCTGGCGACGGTGCTGCCCGGCCGCGCGCGACAGATGCATGCGAACCAGGGTCTGTTGTGGAAGCCGCTTAGCGAGCCACGGGTGCCGTTGAAGGTGGGATTGGTGTTTCGCGATGCCCAGCGCCAGCAGGCGACCTTGGAGTTGCTGCGCTCGGTACTGGAAGGGGTGGTGGGGCCGAAGGACTATTGA
- a CDS encoding endonuclease I family protein: protein MTMRPILTALSCLAALVASHAFAGGQDRLADPKAAVEQAFWQQLYADGGVTLYCGKTFSAPGGLLSASPVYSAKQIKSALRCVTDSQCQAANAQYPYMLSDLHNLYPDQSRIELARRNALFGDVGDGGQRTLADCDFKSAYQLVEPRDAAKGNVARAIFYMHSEYGLPIVGQLQMFQQWNRLDPVDDEERARNSRIEAIQGNRNRFIDDPSLADSLQP, encoded by the coding sequence ATGACCATGCGCCCAATTCTTACTGCCCTTTCCTGCCTGGCGGCCCTGGTCGCCAGCCATGCATTCGCCGGTGGCCAGGATCGCCTGGCCGATCCGAAGGCCGCGGTCGAGCAGGCCTTCTGGCAACAGCTCTACGCCGACGGAGGCGTCACGCTCTATTGCGGCAAGACCTTCAGCGCTCCCGGCGGCCTGCTCAGTGCCAGCCCGGTGTACAGCGCCAAGCAGATCAAGAGCGCACTGCGCTGCGTCACCGACAGCCAGTGCCAAGCTGCCAATGCGCAATACCCCTACATGCTCTCCGACCTGCACAACCTCTACCCGGACCAGTCGCGCATCGAACTGGCCCGCCGCAATGCCCTGTTCGGCGATGTCGGCGACGGTGGACAGCGCACGCTGGCCGACTGTGACTTCAAATCCGCCTACCAACTCGTCGAACCTCGCGACGCCGCCAAGGGCAACGTAGCCCGCGCGATCTTCTACATGCACAGCGAATATGGCCTGCCCATCGTCGGCCAGTTGCAGATGTTCCAGCAGTGGAACCGCCTCGACCCGGTGGACGACGAAGAACGCGCCCGCAATAGCCGCATCGAGGCGATCCAGGGCAACCGCAACCGCTTCATCGATGACCCGTCATTGGCGGATTCGCTACAGCCGTAG